Proteins encoded in a region of the Rutidosis leptorrhynchoides isolate AG116_Rl617_1_P2 chromosome 9, CSIRO_AGI_Rlap_v1, whole genome shotgun sequence genome:
- the LOC139865849 gene encoding lignin-forming anionic peroxidase-like, whose amino-acid sequence MASKNTFAPICLLLILIVTNYTPSQAQLSTTFYDDTCPNALNTIRTSIRTAISRERRMAASLLRLHFHDCFVQGCDASILLDDGPSIVSEKNAFPNKNSVRGYEVIEAAKSEVEKLCPGVVSCADVLTLAARDASEMVGGPSWSVKLGRRDSTTANIVLAESGALPGFSAPLQSLISTFTDVGLNTRDMVALSGAHTLGQAQCFTFRDRIYSNGSDIDAGFASTRRRRCPTIDGNTNLAALDLVTPNSFDNNYFKNLIQKKGLLESDQVLFSGGSTDSIVTEYSNNRNKFNSDFAAAMIKMSEIKPLMGQEGVIRRICSALP is encoded by the exons ATGGCTTCCAAAAATACGTTTGCACCCATCTGCTTATTGCTAATTCTCATTGTTACCAACTATACACCATCTCAAGCGCAACTATCTACCACATTCTACGACGATACATGTCCCAATGCATTAAATACAATCAGGACGTCCATTCGAACAGCCATATCTCGTGAACGTCGCATGGCAGCTTCGTTACTTCGTCTCCACTTCCACGATTGCTTCGTTCAG GGTTGTGATGCGTCAATCTTACTAGATGATGGTCCTTCGATAGTAAGTGAAAAGAATGCATTTCCTAACAAGAATTCTGTTAGAGGCTACGAAGTAATAGAAGCTGCAAAGTCCGAGGTTGAGAAACTATGTCCTGGTGTTGTATCATGTGCTGATGTACTGACTTTGGCTGCTCGTGATGCATCTGAAATGGTTGGTGGTCCATCTTGGTCAGTCAAGCTAGGAAGAAGAGATTCAACCACAGCTAACATTGTTCTAGCCGAAAGCGGTGCTCTTCCTGGTTTCTCAGCTCCACTGCAATCACTTATTTCCACCTTTACTGATGTTGGACTCAACACAAGGGACATGGTTGCACTATCAG GAGCTCATACTTTAGGACAAGCTCAatgctttacgtttcgcgacaggaTATATAGCAATGGATCAGATATTGATGCTGGATTTGCTAGCACTCGTAGACGTCGTTGCCCTACAATCGATGGGAATACGAATCTAGCGGCACTAGATTTGGTGACACCGAATTCGTTTGACAATAACTACTTCAAGAATTTGATACAAAAGAAGGGTCTACTTGAATCAGATCAAGTGCTTTTCAGTGGTGGATCAACTGATAGCATCGTTACGGAATATAGCAACAATCGTAACAAGTTCAATTCTGATTTTGCAGCTGCAATGATTAAGATGAGTGAAATTAAGCCATTAATGGGCCAGGAAGGAGTCATAAGGAGAATTTGTAGTGCTCTTCCTTAG